One bacterium DNA segment encodes these proteins:
- a CDS encoding acyl--CoA ligase, with product MRDFRSRWDEAVAAVTAPGTPFELTVERVLGREMPVFERRHRSLLEVLERSVSFGDAEVAVWDTGERWTFVGHARQVASLAAGLRERYGIGPGSRVAILAANRPDWVLTAWATIALGGVVVAMNGWWQSDEIQYGLDLTEPDLLFVDKILGKRLEGVRLSAPTLVFEEDFADLVGFDEGASLPSTPIDEDQPAAIMFTSGTTGRPKGAVISHRNFIAFVQMTLCRAAIAHAMDPPDVLQPSVSILASPLFHVSGFQAGALMGPATGAKMVWATGRFDPRKIFALTRAEGVTRWTGITTQLWRLIEDPEFEPEQFTQLTGTGGGGSTFSPDLQRALRRKLPNAMQDFGVFYGFTECGGLCTAAPAALLETDPVTVGHVLPGTSVAVLDDDGKPVPDGTEGNVCVRGANVMLEYWRNEEATREAFVSDGWIKSGDIGRVESGRLYIASRLRDMIIRGGENVYPIEIENRIEDHPDVLEAAVVGVEHRTLGQEVKAIVVLRDGATLSPEELRDFVAETLAYYKVPTWIEVRAEALPRNATGKVLKQELVGDPTIESTRSEPT from the coding sequence ATGAGGGACTTTCGATCACGATGGGACGAGGCCGTGGCCGCGGTCACGGCGCCCGGGACACCGTTCGAACTCACCGTGGAGCGGGTGCTCGGGCGAGAGATGCCCGTCTTCGAGCGGCGACATCGTTCGCTCCTCGAGGTGCTGGAGCGATCGGTGAGCTTCGGGGATGCCGAGGTCGCTGTCTGGGACACCGGGGAGCGATGGACCTTCGTCGGACATGCACGCCAGGTGGCCTCGCTCGCCGCCGGGCTGCGCGAGCGGTATGGAATCGGCCCCGGGAGTCGCGTCGCGATCCTCGCGGCGAACCGCCCCGACTGGGTGCTGACGGCCTGGGCCACGATCGCGCTCGGGGGGGTCGTGGTCGCGATGAACGGGTGGTGGCAGAGTGACGAGATCCAGTACGGGCTCGATCTGACCGAGCCGGATCTGCTCTTCGTCGACAAGATTCTGGGGAAACGCCTGGAGGGCGTCCGCCTCTCGGCTCCGACGCTCGTGTTCGAGGAGGACTTCGCGGATCTGGTCGGATTCGACGAGGGGGCGTCGCTCCCGTCCACGCCGATCGACGAGGATCAGCCGGCCGCGATCATGTTCACCAGCGGGACCACGGGACGGCCGAAGGGCGCCGTGATCTCCCACCGCAACTTCATCGCGTTCGTGCAGATGACGCTTTGTCGCGCGGCGATCGCGCACGCGATGGATCCGCCCGACGTTCTGCAGCCGTCGGTGTCCATTCTGGCCAGTCCGCTCTTCCACGTGTCGGGCTTTCAGGCGGGCGCGCTGATGGGGCCGGCGACGGGAGCGAAGATGGTGTGGGCGACGGGGCGCTTCGATCCGCGAAAGATCTTCGCGCTTACCCGGGCGGAGGGAGTGACCCGCTGGACGGGCATCACGACCCAGCTCTGGCGCTTGATCGAGGATCCGGAGTTCGAGCCGGAGCAGTTCACGCAGCTCACGGGAACCGGCGGCGGGGGGTCCACGTTCTCTCCCGATCTCCAGCGGGCACTCCGACGCAAGCTCCCCAATGCGATGCAGGATTTCGGGGTCTTCTACGGCTTCACCGAGTGTGGTGGGCTGTGCACGGCGGCGCCCGCCGCTCTCCTCGAAACGGATCCCGTGACCGTCGGGCACGTGCTACCGGGGACCTCGGTGGCCGTGCTCGACGACGACGGGAAGCCCGTGCCGGACGGCACCGAAGGCAATGTCTGCGTACGAGGCGCGAACGTCATGCTCGAGTACTGGCGGAACGAAGAGGCCACGAGAGAGGCCTTCGTCTCGGACGGGTGGATCAAGTCGGGAGACATCGGACGCGTCGAATCGGGCCGCCTCTACATCGCGTCGCGCCTCCGGGACATGATCATCCGCGGCGGTGAGAACGTCTACCCGATCGAGATCGAGAACCGGATCGAGGACCATCCCGACGTGCTCGAAGCGGCGGTGGTCGGCGTCGAGCACCGGACTCTGGGCCAGGAGGTCAAGGCGATCGTGGTGCTGCGTGATGGGGCCACGCTTTCTCCCGAGGAGCTTCGTGACTTCGTGGCCGAGACGCTCGCGTACTACAAGGTGCCGACGTGGATCGAAGTCCGCGCAGAGGCGCTGCCGAGGAACGCGACCGGGAAGGTCCTCAAGCAGGAGCTGGTGGGAGACCCGACGATCGAGTCCACTCGGTCGGAGCCGACCTAG
- a CDS encoding MFS transporter — protein MKTESTSRANGLSSGTAYRSYVLGLLCLVYMSNHIDRQILMILLQPIKDELGTSDLEMGLLTGPAFALFYTFAGIPIARWADRGSRKTIIAISALIWSAMTTLSGTARSFASLALMRVGVGIGEAGCSPPSHSLISDYFPPHQRARALGIYSAGTQLGAAIGWLLGGWLAHLLGWRDAFIAVGVPGVALALLVAVSVREPERGASEIVRDPVPVAERVPRVQQPLGEALRELWQKKSFVWLQVGGALHAVAGYGVAVWVAPFLMRVHDLEIQVIGTSLGFIALAAGLPGMFIGGYLCDRLVRRDVRWYLWVPTLAALVGIPFTTAFLFLPSTRWALAAYAVHSALNLAFTAPVYALMQALVRVESRALAAAVFLFVTNLVGLGVGPVVVGALNDALHPSMGVESIRYTMLVAAITNVIACVFYLRSARTVADEMENPIDGGVA, from the coding sequence ATGAAGACGGAATCTACGAGTCGAGCGAACGGGCTCTCGAGCGGCACGGCCTATCGGAGCTACGTCCTGGGCCTGCTCTGCCTCGTCTACATGTCGAACCACATCGATCGCCAGATCCTGATGATCCTCCTGCAGCCGATCAAGGACGAGCTCGGCACGAGCGATCTCGAGATGGGACTCCTGACGGGGCCCGCGTTCGCGCTCTTCTATACCTTCGCCGGCATCCCGATCGCTCGATGGGCCGATCGTGGGAGCCGCAAGACGATCATCGCGATCTCCGCACTCATCTGGAGCGCGATGACGACCCTGTCGGGCACGGCCCGCAGCTTCGCTTCCCTCGCGCTGATGCGTGTAGGTGTAGGCATCGGCGAGGCGGGCTGCAGTCCCCCGTCCCACTCGCTGATCTCCGACTACTTTCCGCCGCATCAACGCGCACGGGCGCTCGGGATCTACTCGGCGGGGACGCAACTCGGCGCGGCGATCGGGTGGCTGCTCGGCGGCTGGCTCGCGCATCTCCTCGGCTGGCGAGATGCATTCATTGCGGTGGGCGTTCCGGGTGTCGCGCTCGCCCTGCTCGTCGCGGTCAGCGTTCGGGAACCCGAACGCGGAGCCTCGGAGATCGTCCGTGATCCGGTCCCGGTCGCGGAGCGCGTACCTCGCGTACAGCAGCCGCTCGGAGAGGCGCTTCGCGAGCTCTGGCAGAAGAAGTCGTTCGTCTGGCTGCAGGTAGGCGGCGCGCTCCATGCGGTCGCCGGATACGGCGTCGCCGTCTGGGTCGCGCCATTTCTCATGCGTGTACACGACCTCGAGATCCAGGTGATCGGGACGTCGCTCGGTTTCATCGCATTGGCAGCGGGTTTGCCGGGAATGTTCATCGGTGGCTATCTCTGCGATCGGCTCGTGCGACGAGACGTTCGTTGGTATCTCTGGGTGCCCACGCTGGCCGCGCTCGTCGGGATCCCCTTCACGACCGCCTTCCTCTTCCTGCCTTCGACGCGCTGGGCCCTTGCAGCCTACGCGGTCCACTCGGCACTCAACCTCGCGTTTACCGCGCCGGTCTACGCGCTGATGCAGGCGCTCGTTCGCGTCGAGTCGCGGGCGCTCGCCGCCGCGGTCTTCCTCTTCGTGACGAACCTGGTGGGGCTCGGGGTGGGGCCCGTCGTCGTGGGTGCCCTGAACGATGCATTGCACCCCAGCATGGGCGTCGAGTCGATCCGGTACACGATGCTCGTCGCCGCGATCACGAACGTGATCGCATGTGTCTTCTATCTCCGGTCGGCACGGACCGTCGCTGACGAGATGGAGAATCCGATCGACGGGGGCGTCGCGTGA